The Scylla paramamosain isolate STU-SP2022 chromosome 39, ASM3559412v1, whole genome shotgun sequence genome includes a window with the following:
- the LOC135092270 gene encoding uncharacterized protein LOC135092270, with the protein MEYAAMLSSPDLVLGLRDLLADSDVAVVKRTVRVFANVYRHALRLLAAGELDEATFQAAWPSMAGVADHILGMLATAENEGITVHVVRFLEAALVAHLMSDVSRFPEVAAHAPKMIAKGVAALTDLISTPYIGGSAFLVAIRALITVACYKPDLWTPVTNLIERQIASPPPTLFDHNVRSLHKTLQRNLFRLLRRADSPALRSQLIEMMVTVGVPRRMLSQWAPPAETRKRPAQPQSEESITGRTTPPTKRARQEDDDEAGRAAPRDPRDARASRDPRDPRLNGHLRDPREPRDPRTAMRGDPRKSPPQDPRVGAPGQDPLPYNPRSRPNSPPASSSTPPEAQPAAAAATASRPDKKEMSNFEFLKSLISTKKKASSSFLEKCTEKERALYERLDHPSVVRLVLSCLDSVPDSPPEDLLAKLGRTSGDVTGIREQLTSLLAPHIHADFISSLADDEGSAPPSRPSSNSSAFSARGTPSHSEASPPSPPSSARSTPSDPAQVCHSDVDLRHLLNRGFRTTGDVDMRDTRHLLPREPPVTDPAEAPRADPRPAIATSTRLDPRIAMPDPRRAEHERGEAPRGGLDPRITQAYTNSHDPMVGRGGPFMEGSRPQYMAGHPPPPHGYMPSGPHGYMEGGRPPFMEGGGGMVGMRHGFDMPGYEGQYPTPHMGGPMGGPQDFMGPRGMMGGGPRGMGGHWQGGGVPHNRMGVMMPLMNGGSGMFSPPMHL; encoded by the coding sequence ATGGAGTATGCCGCCATGCTCAGTTCGCCGGACCTGGTGTTAGGCCTGCGCGACCTGCTGGCGGACAGCGACGTGGCGGTGGTGAAGCGCACCGTGCGGGTGTTCGCTAATGTGTACCGCCACGCGCTGCGGCTGCTGGCGGCGGGCGAGCTGGACGAGGCCACCTTCCAGGCCGCGTGGCCCTCCATGGCGGGCGTGGCCGACCACATCCTGGGCATGCTGGCCACAGCGGAGAACGAGGGCATCACCGTGCACGTGGTGCGCTTCCTGGAGGCGGCGCTGGTGGCGCACCTCATGAGTGACGTGAGCCGCTTCCCTGAGGTGGCGGCGCACGCCCCCAAGATGATCGCCAAGGGCGTTGCGGCGCTCACAGACCTCATTTCCACGCCCTACATCGGCGGGTCGGCCTTCCTGGTGGCGATCCGCGCCCTTATCACCGTGGCGTGCTACAAGCCTGACCTGTGGACGCCCGTCACCAACCTCATCGAGCGCCAGATCGCCTCGCCGCCGCCCACGCTCTTCGACCACAACGTGCGCTCCCTCCACAAGACGCTGCAGAGGAACCTCTTCCGCCTGCTGCGCCGAGCAGACTCCCCCGCGCTGCGCAGCCAGCTCATCGagatgatggtgacggtgggCGTACCTCGCCGCATGCTGTCTCAGTGGGCGCCGCCTGCCGAGACCCGCAAGCGTCCTGCGCAGCCCCAGAGTGAAGAATCCATCACAGGGCGCACCACGCCGCCTACCAAAAGGGCCCGccaggaggacgacgacgaggcaGGGAGAGCCGCGCCCCGCGATCCCAGGGACGCCCGTGCCTCCCGCGACCCCCGCGACCCGCGCCTTAACGGCCACCTCAGGGATCCCCGGGAGCCCCGCGATCCGCGCACCGCCATGCGGGGTGACCCACGCAAGAGTCCCCCGCAGGATCCCCGTGTAGGAGCCCCGGGACAAGACCCGCTGCCCTACAACCCCAGGTCGAGGCCCAACTCGCCCCCCGCCTCAAGCAGCACCCCGCCTGAGGCGCAGcccgctgccgccgctgccaccgccTCGCGCCCCGACAAGAAGGAGATGTCCAACTTTGAGTTTCTGAAGAGCCTGATCAGCACCAAGAAGAAGGCGTCGTCGTCCTTCCTGGAGAAGTGCACGGAGAAGGAGCGCGCGCTGTACGAGCGTCTGGACCACCCCAGCGTGGTGCGCCTCGTGCTGTCCTGCCTGGATAGCGTTCCCGACTCGCCGCCCGAGGACCTGCTGGCCAAGCTGGGCCGCACCTCTGGGGACGTGACAGGCATCAGGGAGCAGCTCACCTCCCTGTTGGCGCCGCACATCCACGCAGACTTCATCAGCAGCCTGGCTGACGACGAGGGCAGCGCGCCCCCGTCGCGTCCCTCCTCCAACTCATCGGCATTTTCCGCTCGCGGCACGCCCAGCCACAGCGAGGCCTCGCCGCCCTCCCCGCCCTCCTCCGCGCGTTCCACACCCTCAGACCCCGCTCAGGTGTGCCACTCAGACGTGGACCTGCGACACCTGCTGAACCGCGGCTTCCGCACCACCGGCGACGTGGACATGCGCGACACCAGACACCTGCTGCCCCGCGAGCCGCCCGTCACCGATCCCGCGGAGGCACCGCGCGCTGACCCTCGCCCCGCCATCGCTACCAGCACCAGGCTGGACCCCAGGATCGCCATGCCTGACCCACGCCGCGCCGAGCACGAGCGCGGCGAGGCGCCCCGGGGCGGCCTGGACCCCCGCATCACGCAGGCGTACACCAATTCTCACGACCCCATGGTGGGGCGCGGCGGCCCTTTCATGGAAGGCTCGCGCCCCCAGTACATGGCAGGCCACCCGCCGCCTCCACACGGCTACATGCCCAGCGGGCCCCACGGCTACATGGAAGGCGGACGGCCGCCCTTCAtggagggcggcggcggcatgGTAGGCATGCGGCACGGCTTCGACATGCCGGGCTACGAGGGGCAGTACCCCACGCCGCACATGGGCGGCCCCATGGGCGGCCCGCAGGACTTCATGGGACCCCGGGGAATGATGGGTGGTGGCCCACGGGGCATGGGCGGCCACTGGCAAGGGGGCGGCGTTCCCCACAACAGGATGGGAGTCATGATGCCACTCATGAACGGCGGATCGGGCATGTTCTCCCCGCCCATGCACCTGTGA